A DNA window from Zingiber officinale cultivar Zhangliang chromosome 3A, Zo_v1.1, whole genome shotgun sequence contains the following coding sequences:
- the LOC122050295 gene encoding protein NEDD1-like — MVADFYGGKILLKFNLYVRADLVVASAGDDKKISLWNKNGQSMGSFPSHGSDLADDIEESINCISFSNKSSRYLCSGGSGHIVRIWDLQRKRCIKRLSGHIDTITGVMYNCKDEHLASINEKGDLILHYLASGTRAELKDPNGQVLRVLDYSRFSRHLLSTAGDDGSVHIWDTTGRRPKVSKIIFLNLLK, encoded by the exons ATGGTGGCTGACTTTTACGGTGGGAAAATCTTACTAAAGTTTAATCTTTATGTTCGTGCAGACCTAGTGGTTGCTAGTGCTGGTGACGATAAAAAGATATCACTTTGGAATAAAAATGGCCAAAGTATGGGATCCTTTCCTTCTCACGGCAGCGACCTTGCTGATGACATTGAG gaatccATAAATTGTATCAGCTTTAGTAATAAAAGTTCTagatatctttgctctggaggaaGTGGGCATATTGTCAGAATATGGGACCTGCAAAGGAAAAGGTGCATCAAACGGTTGAGTGGTCATATTGACACAATTACAGGTGTAATGTACAACTGCAAAGATGAACATTTAGCATCCATCAACGAGAAGGGGGATCTCATACTTCATTATCTTGCTTCCGGAACACGGGCTGAACTCAAGGATCCAAATGGGCAG GTACTAAGAGTACTTGATTATTCTCGATTTAGTCGACATCTTTTGTCAACAGCTGGGGATGATGGATCTGTTCATATTTGGGATACAACTGGTCGCAGACCAAAGGTtagtaaaataatatttcttaatCTGCTAAAATGA
- the LOC122050296 gene encoding uncharacterized protein LOC122050296 encodes MGSATVLASLCNGGAASASAASRSGTKDPPQNLASGGESRLGMSAASQIKSPPCTRLFIPSGNRSEVDPEKLGRSELAGSENHNSRSVSSSPDKDDRCYTTRGSAALVCEGENANERASTASLPRFFVSLSNKEKEEDFMVMKGCKLPQRPKKRSKFVQKCILLVSPGAWLSDLSQERYVVREKKGSRKRRRGLKAMSMESDSE; translated from the exons ATGGGCTCTGCAACAGTCCTCGCATCACTCTGCAATGGGGGTGCCGCAAGCGCCTCCGCCGCATCAAGGTCAGGGACAAAGGATCCACCGCAAAATCTGGCGTCCGGAGGGGAATCGCGTCTCGGAATGTCCGCCGCATCGCAGATCAAGAGTCCCCCCTGCACCCGCCTCTTTATCCCCTCAGGTAATAGATCGGAGGTTGATCCGGAAAAGTTAGG GAGGTCGGAATTGGCCGGGAGCGAGAACCATAACTCCCGATCTGTCTCGTCGTCGCCGGATAAGGATGACCGTTGCTACACGACCAGGGGATCGGCGGCGTTGGTATGCGAGGGCGAGAACGCCAACGAAAGAGCCTCGACAGCCTCTCTACCTCGATTCTTCGTTTCACTGTCGaacaaggagaaggaggaggacttCATGGTGATGAAGGGGTGCAAGCTGCCGCAGCGACCCAAGAAGAGATCCAAATTCGTCCAAAAATGCATACTC TTGGTGAGTCCTGGAGCATGGCTGTCAGATCTCTCACAGGAGAGGTATGTAGTCAGGGAGAAGAAGGGATCAAGAAAG AGGAGAAGAGGATTAAAGGCCATGTCCATGGAGAGTGATTCAGAATGA